Sequence from the Fusobacterium periodonticum ATCC 33693 genome:
AAAAGTTGCAAGAGCAGACAAACAAGAATTTGGTAAGGCTGAGTTAGAGCTTGATGATGAAAATAATATACTATACAAAGATATTCCAAATAAAACAACTGTTTGGATGAGTCATGGGGATCATGTTACTGAAATGGCTCCAAACTTTAAGATCATAGCTCATACTGATTCTTCAATAGCAGCTATTGAAAACAAAGATAAGAATATCTATGCTTTCCAATATCACCCAGAAGTTACTCACTCTCAACATGGTTTTGATATGTTAAAGAACTTTGTTTTTGAAATAGCTAAGGCTGAACAAAACTGGTCTATGGAAAACTATATTGAATCAACTGTAAAAAATATAAAAGAAACAGTTGGAAATAAACAAGTTATCTTAGGATTATCTGGTGGAGTTGACTCATCTGTTGCTGCTGCACTTATCAATAAGGCAATAGGTAGACAATTAACTTGTATCTTTGTTGATACAGGTCTACTTAGAAAAGATGAAGCTAAACAAGTTATGGAAGTTTATGCTAAAAACTTCGATATGAATATCAAGTGTGTAAATGCTGAAGAAAGATTTTTAACTAAACTTGCTGGAGTAACTGATCCAGAAACAAAAAGAAAAATTATAGGAAAAGAATTCGTTGAAGTATTTAATGAAGAAGCTAAAAAAATTGAAGGTGCTGAATTCTTAGCACAAGGTACTATATATCCAGATGTTATTGAATCTGTTTCTGTTAAAGGGCCATCTGTTACTATAAAATCTCATCACAATGTTGGAGGTCTTCCAGAAGATTTAAAATTTGAATTACTTGAACCTTTAAGAGAATTATTTAAAGATGAAGTTAGAAAAGTTGGTAGAGAATTAGGTATCCCTGATTACATGGTTGATAGACATCCATTCCCAGGACCTGGTCTAGGAATCAGAATCTTAGGAGAAGTTACTAAAGAAAAGGCTGATATCCTAAGAGAAGCTGATGCAATATTTATAGAAGAATTAAGAAAGGCTGATTTATATAACAAAGTTAGCCAAGCCTTTGTTGTTTTACTTCCTGTAAAATCTGTTGGAGTTATGGGAGATGAAAGAACTTATGAATATACTGCTGTTTTAAGATCTGCTAACACTATAGATTTTATGACTGCAACTTGGTCACATCTACCTTATGATTTCTTAGAAAAAGTTTCTAACAGAATTCTAAATGAAGTTAAAGGAATTAATAGATTGACTTATGATATTTCATCTAAACCACCTGCTACTATTGAGTGGGAATAAAACAAGTGTATACAATATTATATTTTTAAATTAGAAAAAATCATCTGAGAAATAATTTCTTGGATGATTTTTTCAATCTATATTAAGCCCAAATATTATACATTAAGAAAATACGACAATAAAATGTCGGTTTATATTTGATAAATGTCAGAAATGTGATATGATAATCATATTGAGGGAGGGCTATAATGAATAGATATATTGAATCAGAAACACTAGAATTAAAAGAAAGATACACAGATACAATTTCAAAAGAAATAGTTTCTTTTCTAAATAGTAGTGGAGGAACTATTCTTATTGGTATAAAAGATGATGGTACTGTAATTGGTGTGAATAACATTGACGAGGTTCTTAGAAAAATATCTGATATCATAACAGCTCAAATAGAACCAAACCCACAAGATGAAATTACTTCAGAACTTAAGTTTGATGAAGGAAAAACAATTATTGCAATTAATATAAAGAAGGGACAAAATCATATTTATTGCCAAAAAAAATATGGTTTTTCTTCTGCTGGCTGTACCATAAGAATAGGTACAACTTGTAAGGAGATGACTTCTGAGCAAATTAAAATCAGATATGAGAAAAAATTTATAGATACTGAATATATGCTTAAGAAAAGAGCAAATTTTTCTGATTTATCATTTAGAGAACTTAAAATATATTATTCTGAAAAAGGATATCATTTAGAAGACAAATCTTATGAATCAAATTTGAATTTAAAAAATGATGCTGGAGAATATAATTTACTTGCTGAATTATTGTCAGACAGAAATAATGTTCCTTTTATTTTTGTCAAATTTAAAGGAAAAAACAAAGCATCAATATCTGAAAGAAGTGATTATGGTTATGGTTGTATTTTAACAACCTATGGAAAGATTAAAAATAGATTACAAGCTGAGAATATTTGTATTTCTAATACAACAATCAGACCAAGAACAGATATATATTTATTTGACTTTGATTGTGTTAATGAGGCAATTCTTAATGCTTTAGTTCATAATGATTGGACAGTTACAGAACCACAGATTTCAATGTTTTGTGATAGACTTGAGATACTTTCTCATGGAGGCCTTCCTAACGGAATGACAAAAGAGCAATTCTTTGATGGAATCAGTAAACCTAGAAATACCACATTGATGAGAATTTTTTTAAATATGGGACTTACTGAACATACTGGACATGGTATTCCTACAATCGTAGAAAAATATGGAAAAGAAGTTTTTGAAATTCAAAGTAACTACATACGTTGTACTATTCCTTTTCAAAAAGAAGTTTTGGAGCAAATAAATAACGAAAATGTCGGTTTGAATGTCGGTTTGAATGTCGGTTTAAATAAAACTGAAAAGAAAGTGATAGAGATTTTAATAGAAAATACAAGTGTTACATCAGCTGAACTTGCAGAAAAAATTGGCGTAACAAAGAGAACTATTGAAAGAGCATTTAAATCCTTGCAAGAAAAGAAAATAATAGAAAGAATTGGTTCAAAACGTGATGGAAATTGGATTGTAATTAAATAAAAAGTCAATTATATTGGTAAGATGCTTGTAGCTGTTAATAAAGGAGTGGTTAAAAATGTTTAAATTACTGTTAGATGCTATTACATCACTTGGAGCTACAGAAGCTCAAAATATTCTTATTTCAGCAGGAGAAAGTATAGTAAAAAAGTGTAAAGAATCTTATACATGGAATAAATTAATTGTTGGAACTGGAGACTTTTTTATAAAAAGTGAGAAAGAAAAAGCTTTATTTTTTAAAGACCTGGAGTCAGTACTATCAAAAAAAAATCTATCAAAAATTGCAAAGGATTTAAAAAATGAAGATGGTTATGATTTGCAAGATAAACTATACAGCTCTCTTATGCAATTAATGCGAAAATATAAGATCCCTTATGAAGTTGCTGAATTCTACACAATGAGACTCATATATGCTATACTGGAACAGTTAAGATATATAAGCCCTCAAAAATATGAGCACTACTTTCTTAAAGAATGGAGAGATGAACAGGAAAAAAGTTTTTTAGAGTTGCAGAATCGTATTGATAAAATGTCAAAAGATCTTACAATTTATAATCACGAGCAAATTTCGATTATATCCTCAGGAAAAATGGATATCACTCTTAGAAGAAGTACACATTGTCCATCTATTGGCATTGAGTTTTTCATTATTGATGATGAACACTTTCAGAATAAATTTGAGACTTTGAGATATAATGAATTAGTATTTATAAGAGGTCGTAATAGAGAAGAAACTATTTTTTGTATTCTTAATGAATTATGGAGACTCAATGAGAAGCGTCCTATCTATATTGTAAAAAGTTTAGAGTCCTGGAACAAACTTCAAAAAATGGAAAATAAAGGAAATATCTATATTCCTTGGTTTTATGCTGATTAAATAGTAGCAATTGGGGACAATACTAATTTTTTTGTAATTGATGAAAACACCCCTGTATTTACTAATAACATTTTAGAATTACGACCAAGGACACTCAATACTATATCAAAATGTTTAGAAGATGCAGGATTAGAGTACAACAAAGTGTATTCTTTATTATCTGATACACATGGGCTATATAGCCAAATAAAAAAGCAGATATTTAAAGGAGAATTTTTAAAAACTCCTACTTGGATTACTGGAATAAGTGAAAAAGCAAAAAAGACATGTCTTCTTATAGGAAGTTGGGAAGAAATTGAAGGTGATAAGTTAATCATTGAATCTTTATATGAAAATTCATATGATAAGTTTATTGAGGAAATTCTTCCATATACAAAAGGAGAAGATCCTTTTGTATACATGGTTAAACGTGGGGATTTTGTATCATATTATTTAGCAAGTACTGAAAACATTTGGAGTTATCTTAATGTATTAACTAATGAAAAAATTTGGAACTTATTTGTTTCAGCTGTATTTGAAGTTATTAATGAATCTGAGAATTTGTTTACTTATGATAGCCATGAAAGATTTATTGCACAAATTAAAGGTGAAAAATTATTTTGGTCAGAAACAATACGAAAAGGAATGTTAAAAACCTTACTTATAAAAGGAGTATTCTCTGATGATAAAGAAACTCAATTATGTCTTAATAGTTTAGTTGAAGATATTTTAAAATGTATCAAAACTGAAAAACAGTGGATTTATATATCAAAATTCTGGACAGAATTATGTGAGATCTCTCCTATAGTGGTAATAAATAGAATTGAATATGAATGGATTGAAAATACAGGATTGTTCTCTCTCTTTCAGAAGCAATCAAATAACTTTCTTTTTGAGAGAAATTCTTATATAGATATTTTATGGGGGATTGAACAACTTATCACACAAAAAAAATTTTTTGGTTAGCTTTTAGATGGCTACTAAAATTAGATTCTCAACAGTTTGAATATAAATCTAATTCTCCTAAGGATATATTGGCAAAAGTATTTTGTACATGGATGAATTGCTCTCCTTTACAGACTGCTGAAGAAAAAATTAAGGCAGCTGAAATAGCTTTCGAAATTGATTATAATAATACATGGGAACATTTATTTTCAGCAATTGATCTTAATACATTTAGTAATTTATCAGTCCCAAAATATCGTGAGCATTATAAATCACATTCTACAACAATAGAGGAAATGACAAAGACACAGTTAGGATATCTGAAATTATTAATGAAACATATGGATTTTTCAGTAAAACGTTGGAAAAAAATACTTAAATTATCAAATCTCTTAACAATTGATCTCCGAAAAGAATATTTTAAACAACTTTCTTACGAGTTAACTCAAATGTCTGATGAAGAAATAATAGAAATTAAAAATGAAATACGTTCTCTTATTTATAGACATAGGTATTTTGCATCCTCTAACTGGTCAATGTCTGAAAATAATATTCTTGAATATGAAAGACTTCTTGATAAAATACATATTAATACATCAGAATATGAATATGCTTATTTATTTAAAAATGGCCCTGATTATCCTCTAATACACCCTGTTCCTTACGATAGAGAACTAAATCGCAATGAGAATGAGAAAGCTAAAGAAATCATAATAAAAGAAAAATTATTAGAATTTAAAAATTTAGGCTATGATTTATCAGTATTAGCAAAAATATGTACTAATGACCCATATTCAACTTTAGGTAGCTATCTAGCAAAATATTGGAATGATGGTAATTGGGATTATACAACATTTAAACTTTTGTTAGGAATACAAGTTTCAGGTCAAATTGCACTTGATTATTTGAGAAACTTTAATTATGAAAACTACATAGATTATAAATTTATTATTGAAGATTTAACAAATAGTGGCTACTCAGTGGATATATTGGCAAATATATATAGAATTGAAGCTTTTAGAACAAAAAAAATTCCATTAGTAACAAATGCTTCTGAATTAATTAAGAAGGAATTTTGGAAAAATTATATTCGTTGTGATGAATGTAATGATTCATGGGCATTAATAGAATGTAAAAAATATTCTACATTAGACCTATATTTACATCAAATTCATCAAATACACTATAGAAAACCTTTGTCTGCAGAAAAAATTTTTAATTGTTTTGATGAGATTGAAAAGATGCCTCATTTAGAAACTGATCAGATGACAAGTTATTATCTTAAGCAATTAATTAGGATAATTCAGGATACATATATTGATGATCCAGTGAAATGCAACAGAATATTTCATATTGAAATATTTTTTATGAATTTACTAGAATGGGAAGAAATGAAATGTTTTCATCAAATGATTAAACAGTCACCGGAAATACTAGCACAATTAGTAGCTGGAGTATTCAAAAAAGATCATGTATCGATCGAAGATAAATCAAAAGAAGAAACATATTTTCACAACATGTATATGATATATCAGAAGGCACATTTCTGTCCAGCAGAACTTAATGGAAAAGTAGATGAAACTAATTTTGAAAAATGGATAAAAAAATACAGAGAATTATTAATAGAAAACGATCAAGAGAGTTTGTTTACTTCAACACTTGGTAGACTATTTTCTTTTTCTCCATTAAGTAATGATGGGTATGAACCTTGTAAGGCAGTAAGGGAAATGATCGAAAAATATGGTGATGATGAGATGATTAACAGTTATCAGGTTGCAGTATTTAATAGACGAGGGGTATTTAATCCTTCAGCAGGAAAAGAAGAACTGAAAATGGCTGAGAAATTTAAAAAAACTGCTGAATATTTAGAAGCAAATTACCCCAAGACCGCAAGAATATTTTATGGCTTATTTGAAAGATATGAACATGATTCTAAAAGAGAAAGGATAGATGCTGAAAATGGTTGGTAGTAGTATTGCTCCTAGAATAGCCAGAAAAATAAAAGACTAAAAAGTAGAGGGAAAGCTGTTGCAATTTATGATTTTTATCATTCAATTTGTAACAGCTTTTTAAACAAAATTTTTTTAATATTCAGTAAGTTCCTCTATTATCATAAAACTTATTTGCTTATTAGTATTTATGAAATTACATTTATTTTTAAAAACTCCAAAAATCTCAATATTGAGGCAACTTAATTTGAATTACGCAGACACTGTCTGCGAAATTAAGCATCTAATTAGTCAGACACTGTCTGACTATTCCAATTTTTTATATATATAAAAAGAGAATCCTTTCAAGATTTCTCTAAAAAAAATTCTCTCTATTTATTAGAATCTATATTGTAATCCAGTTGAGATTACTGAATCTGCCCATTTCTTATCTTCTACTCTAAAATCTACATTTCCATATACCCCAAATGCTGGAGTTATTTCTCTAAATGCTCCAAAACCTATCCATGTTGTATTTTTTGCTTGTTTTACTCCATAGAATTTTTGATTTACATTACTTCCTGTAAATTTCCCTTCATATGACAGATCTCTTTTATCTGTGTTTACTGCTTGTGTCACATAAGCTTGTAACTTGTATTTGTCAGCTACATATTCTGCTCTTGCTCCTACTAAGAAATTACTTGCTCTATAGTTTTTCTTATCTGCTCTTACTCCCCAAGCTGCTTCTGATTCATTGAAACTTCCTCTTCTTAAATAATCTTGAGAATATCCAATAAATGGTGTAAACCATCCAAATTTCTTTCCTATCTCTACATAAGCTGATAACATTTTATCATGATGTTTTATCTTTCCTGTTACTGTATCTCCACTTGCTGTCAATAATTCTCTTTCAACCTTTGATGAGATATTAGCCAGTCCTAATCTACCTGATGTATAGAATCCATAAGGTAAATCTTGTTTTCCATATAATGAAATTCCTACCATATCACTAGTTGATTTCCCAGCATATCTATCAAAGTTAGCCTTTGCATATGAATAGTTCATAGCTACTCCAAGAGTTGTTGTTGGTCCAAATTTAGTATCCATACCAAATTGTCCTCCTGTTAATCTTGTATCTGCTGAAGCATATCCATCTCTTCTTAGCTTTCCACCACTTCCAACTGCTGAGAACCATACTTCTGAATCTTCATTAGAATTCTTTAAATTATCTAATCCAGATAATCTATTTGATAGGTCTCTATTAATATTTTGAGCTTGTGAGAAAGCTAATGCTTGTGCTGAAGCATATATTTCTCCTGACATTAACTCAGTTGCTGATGAAAAACTTGATGATGACATAGATTGTAATGTTGCTGCCATTGTTAACTCTTGTTCTGTTGCAGTTCCTGATAGTACTTTTTGATCTAAATCTTGGAATATATTTTCAACATTTTCTGCTACATTTCTAGATGAAGCTTCTGCATTTTCTCCAAGATATTCAACTGTGTTTTCTCTTAACATTGTTGCAACAACTTTTCCATCTTTTATTTCTACATTAGCTTTTCTCATTCCATCTATTTGAACATTAGGAACAGAACCTTGAGCATTAGCTCCTTCTAATAACACTGCTTGTTCTCCCATAGCTACATATCTATTAGCTAATAGAGCTACTCCTCCTTGCATATTAATATTTCCTAATACTCTCACTTTTGAAGAAATATCCATCTCTGTTGTAGAACCTGGATGTGCAATATAGTCTCCACCAATTATTGCAGTTGTACCTTTTACCTTAAGTGTTCCTTTATTATTTACATTTTGAGCAGCTATATTGTTTGAATCTACTTCATCTATATATTGAGAATACCAAGGTTTATTGTAACCTATAATAGCTTTACTATGTAATACTAATGTCCCATTAGTTTCTATATCCACTTGTTTTGCATGAACTTTATGTATTTCTAGTGTTCCTTCTTTTACAATACTTCCTCTTTCATATGAGTTATTTCCTGTTAAATGTAAAGTTCCTTTTCCAGACTTTTCAAGTCCTCCATTTCCAACAATATCATTTTCAAAATATGAAACCTTTCCTTCTGGTACATTAGCTTTAAACATATTATTAGAATTTTGAGCATGTTCATATTGTCTACGAATATTAATAAAAGCTCCTGGTCCTTTTAAAGCTCTTTCTTGATTTAACATTCCCCAACCATATCTACTATCTGGTGAAGAAATTATATTTCTAGTAAATGTTTGATTTTCATTTATTTCTGGTCTATCAGTTGTAGTAAATAGAGTTTGACGAACTTGATCAGCTGTCATCCAATCATATTTTTCTGCAACTAAAGCAGCTGCTCTTGCAACTCTTGGTGCTGCAAAAGATGATCCTCTATGTAAGCCTTTGCTATCAATAACTTCAGCATCAGCTGAAATTGCCCACCATTTGGCATCCCCTGGATATGCTAAATGTGAAGGACTATAATGTATATTTAATGTATTGCCTTCTTTTTTCTTAACTCCTACAACAGTGATCCAACCTTTTTCTAATTCAGAATAAAGATATGGTAACCCTCCTTGAAAGTAAGCATTATTGAAAGTAACACCATTTAAAGTATTTCCATTTGCCCAGACAAAAAGAACATCATTATTTACTTGTGCTTTATAGAAATCTAATATTTTTTGTCCTTCAGCTTGATCTCCACCTGGTGCAATATTAGCTATTGCATTATTGTCAGCTCTAAAATCTCCTATTTTTTTAGGTACACCCCAAGATTGAGAAAAAACTTTTACCTTTTGATTAGGTGAAAATCTATCTAAAGCATTTTGATAATCTTTTAAAGTTGGCATTACTGTATCTATTTTTTCACCATTTACTTCTGTTTCCATCCCTATACTTGATGCAATTATTCCCACTCTATTATCTTCTCTCATAGCTTTTAAGACTATTTCGCCATGAGTACTGTTAGATATTTTATTACTAGTTTTATCTAAAACTTCTATACCTGGATAAAGATTTTCAAAATATTGTTTTCTCTTCAAAAAATCTCCATCTAATACTGCTACCTTTTGTGTAGCTCCATCTATTTTTTTATTATCCGTAGGAATACTTTCAGTAGAATTGTTCTGTTCTTTTAAAATATGTTCTCTTACTTCTGGCTCTGTCATTCTTGCTCTAAGTGATTCAAGTGATTCTCTTGGATCATTTTGAGCAGAATTATTAGTTGGTGCTTCTACGTTTGGACTGGCTCCATTCCCTGGATTACTTGGATTTACTATATTTTCTACTTTATTAACTACAGGGTTTTCACTGTTTCCTGGAATTGTTGGAGCATTTGAGCTTCCTCCACCACCTCCACCGCCTCCACAACTTACAAGTAAAAGTGCTGCTAAACCTAATAATACTATCTTGTTTTTTACTACCTGTTCACTCATCTCCTTTAATATCTCTCCTTTTATTTTATTTTTGTTTGATATTTTTATACTAAAGTTAATTAAACTATACTAGATTAAAAACATCGACTGTTCATTATAACATGTTCGAATTATACTCTTCAAGTATTTTTTTCGAGATTTTATTTAGTTCATAAAAGAAATTATTGAAATATAATAAAAAATTTAATTTTAAAATTTTACCTTAAAAATTTTCTTATTATTTATTTTTTCTAGAAAGCTTATATTTTCATAGTGAAAACCATATATTTAGAATTTTTATACTTTAATTACCAAATAAAAATTTTTATTTTTTTTAAAAATATGCTAGAATTAGCTAAGAACAAGGAGGGGACTATGTTATCTAGTATAAAAATAAAACTCATATTCTTTATAAAACTGCAACTATAGGAATCTTTAATTGTTTGTTAAAGATTTAAATAGTAATAAGTTCAAAAAAGTGTTAAAATGATTTAAGGAGTTTTAATGGAAATTAGATATAAAGATAAGAAAATTCGTGATATTTGCGAAAATGAGAAAAAAGCAATAAAAAAATATAATAAAATTATTGCTGAAAAACTAATTTTCTCTATTGAATTTTTAAAGAACTCTAAGTCTTTAAAAGATGTTGCAGATTATAATAACTTTAGGCTTCATGAACTTAAATATAAACGAAAAGGACAATTTGCAATAGATTTAGGGAAAACAACAGGATA
This genomic interval carries:
- the guaA gene encoding glutamine-hydrolyzing GMP synthase, which gives rise to MKKGGIIILDFGSQYNQLIARRVREMGVYAEVVPFHEDVDKILAREPKGIILSGGPASVYAEGAPSLDIKLFEKNIPILGLCYGMQLITHLHGGKVARADKQEFGKAELELDDENNILYKDIPNKTTVWMSHGDHVTEMAPNFKIIAHTDSSIAAIENKDKNIYAFQYHPEVTHSQHGFDMLKNFVFEIAKAEQNWSMENYIESTVKNIKETVGNKQVILGLSGGVDSSVAAALINKAIGRQLTCIFVDTGLLRKDEAKQVMEVYAKNFDMNIKCVNAEERFLTKLAGVTDPETKRKIIGKEFVEVFNEEAKKIEGAEFLAQGTIYPDVIESVSVKGPSVTIKSHHNVGGLPEDLKFELLEPLRELFKDEVRKVGRELGIPDYMVDRHPFPGPGLGIRILGEVTKEKADILREADAIFIEELRKADLYNKVSQAFVVLLPVKSVGVMGDERTYEYTAVLRSANTIDFMTATWSHLPYDFLEKVSNRILNEVKGINRLTYDISSKPPATIEWE
- a CDS encoding RNA-binding domain-containing protein, with amino-acid sequence MNRYIESETLELKERYTDTISKEIVSFLNSSGGTILIGIKDDGTVIGVNNIDEVLRKISDIITAQIEPNPQDEITSELKFDEGKTIIAINIKKGQNHIYCQKKYGFSSAGCTIRIGTTCKEMTSEQIKIRYEKKFIDTEYMLKKRANFSDLSFRELKIYYSEKGYHLEDKSYESNLNLKNDAGEYNLLAELLSDRNNVPFIFVKFKGKNKASISERSDYGYGCILTTYGKIKNRLQAENICISNTTIRPRTDIYLFDFDCVNEAILNALVHNDWTVTEPQISMFCDRLEILSHGGLPNGMTKEQFFDGISKPRNTTLMRIFLNMGLTEHTGHGIPTIVEKYGKEVFEIQSNYIRCTIPFQKEVLEQINNENVGLNVGLNVGLNKTEKKVIEILIENTSVTSAELAEKIGVTKRTIERAFKSLQEKKIIERIGSKRDGNWIVIK
- a CDS encoding autotransporter serine protease fusolisin, which translates into the protein MSEQVVKNKIVLLGLAALLLVSCGGGGGGGGSSNAPTIPGNSENPVVNKVENIVNPSNPGNGASPNVEAPTNNSAQNDPRESLESLRARMTEPEVREHILKEQNNSTESIPTDNKKIDGATQKVAVLDGDFLKRKQYFENLYPGIEVLDKTSNKISNSTHGEIVLKAMREDNRVGIIASSIGMETEVNGEKIDTVMPTLKDYQNALDRFSPNQKVKVFSQSWGVPKKIGDFRADNNAIANIAPGGDQAEGQKILDFYKAQVNNDVLFVWANGNTLNGVTFNNAYFQGGLPYLYSELEKGWITVVGVKKKEGNTLNIHYSPSHLAYPGDAKWWAISADAEVIDSKGLHRGSSFAAPRVARAAALVAEKYDWMTADQVRQTLFTTTDRPEINENQTFTRNIISSPDSRYGWGMLNQERALKGPGAFINIRRQYEHAQNSNNMFKANVPEGKVSYFENDIVGNGGLEKSGKGTLHLTGNNSYERGSIVKEGTLEIHKVHAKQVDIETNGTLVLHSKAIIGYNKPWYSQYIDEVDSNNIAAQNVNNKGTLKVKGTTAIIGGDYIAHPGSTTEMDISSKVRVLGNINMQGGVALLANRYVAMGEQAVLLEGANAQGSVPNVQIDGMRKANVEIKDGKVVATMLRENTVEYLGENAEASSRNVAENVENIFQDLDQKVLSGTATEQELTMAATLQSMSSSSFSSATELMSGEIYASAQALAFSQAQNINRDLSNRLSGLDNLKNSNEDSEVWFSAVGSGGKLRRDGYASADTRLTGGQFGMDTKFGPTTTLGVAMNYSYAKANFDRYAGKSTSDMVGISLYGKQDLPYGFYTSGRLGLANISSKVERELLTASGDTVTGKIKHHDKMLSAYVEIGKKFGWFTPFIGYSQDYLRRGSFNESEAAWGVRADKKNYRASNFLVGARAEYVADKYKLQAYVTQAVNTDKRDLSYEGKFTGSNVNQKFYGVKQAKNTTWIGFGAFREITPAFGVYGNVDFRVEDKKWADSVISTGLQYRF